Below is a window of Sinorhizobium meliloti DNA.
CTCCTGCTCAAAACAGAGTTATCTGCTTCTTGCGAAGGCTGAGTCCATGTCCGCGAACTTGACCTGGGCGCCCAGAACGCCGGCGGCCGGTGCTACTGTCGTGTCCTTCTTTGGTTTTCGAACTTCGCGACTACTTCTTGCCTGGCCTTTGGCCATCTGGTCCTCCTGCATTTTCAGTTGGTTGACTTTCAATGGTCGGCATCGCCAGCCCCCTGCGTCCAGTCAGCAAGGACGAAGCGTTCCAACTCGGAGGAAGGAGAGCCTCGCGCCCGGTGGTGCTGACTTGAACCGCTTGATGCGTGGTGCGGCTGCGGGCTCGCCTTCACGAATCTGCCGAAGCCGAGCGTTCGCGCCGTATCCAAACCCGCTGACGCTGACGAGATTACGAGCTGTACTGTTAAGGTGGAGGTCGGAAGACATGCTGTCCTCCTTTCGTTGGGGCCAGGACACCAAGGCCCCGAAGCAGCAGTGCCCTTGATCCGCCCGCTGAAGCTAGCAGCATGCATGCTTTAACGGACATGCGCAATGGCGACCGGCTCTTTGTTATCGATCAAAGCGTGAAAGGTTTCGCACGACGAGTCGACTCCGAGCGAAGGGGCCGACGATAACATCCCTTGCAGGCGAGGATTCCGATCGAGCCTATCGGCGAAGCCCGCGCCACCGCCGTAATTTTGACGCGCGCGTCGGGCAGTTCAGAGTTTAACGCGCGCTCTGGGCATTTCAGAGCTTCTACTACGCGTGCTGGCCTTTTTCCGTGGGGGCGGTCGACGGCTCGAACCATTGAGCTACAGGCCCCACCAGAGAGTTTCTAGGGACAGCAAGCCGATCGATGAAGCTCGGTCGCGATGATTGTTCCCTCTCAAGAGCGCCGACTTTGAGGCTCAGATGACAGTCCAGGGGATCGCTGAAACGCCAAGTGGGTAAATAGTAGCTTTGGTGACCTAGCTTCCTCGGCCATGCTGCCCCGCGGGCCCCTTTGGCTATTCTTTCGACAGACCGTAGCGAAGCACGCGCAGCTCTTCGTCTTCGAGAGAAATCTCCAACACCCGATTGATAAGGTCATCGTCATTGTCGAGCTCGATCAATGCCTGCTCGAACAGTCGAGGTCCATGCCGGGTGGGCCGTTAAGCCAGATCAGCCCGGCACGGATGGCGACGTCGGCATCTTGTCCCTTGGTGCCCGGCTTGTCTTTTGGTCCCCGGAAATCGACCGAGTTCTTCGTGACAAACGTCCAGTCGCCTTCGAGAATGATTGGTTTGAGCT
It encodes the following:
- a CDS encoding DUF5615 family PIN-like protein, with protein sequence MKFLIDECLSPQLAKMAIEKGHGETSHIVRMKKGGLEDWELKPIILEGDWTFVTKNSVDFRGPKDKPGTKGQDADVAIRAGLIWLNGPPGMDLDCSSRH